From Calditerricola satsumensis, the proteins below share one genomic window:
- a CDS encoding CstA-like transporter-associated (seleno)protein has translation MTERVRHTLRRLQKNIKTIFGMPDYERYLAHWEQHHKHEGGRPMTEAEYYRYYLSQRYEKGGVTRCC, from the coding sequence ATGACCGAACGCGTCCGCCACACCCTGCGCCGCCTTCAAAAGAACATCAAGACCATCTTCGGCATGCCGGACTACGAACGCTACCTGGCCCACTGGGAGCAGCATCACAAACACGAGGGCGGACGGCCAATGACGGAGGCGGAATACTACCGGTATTACCTTTCCCAGCGCTACGAAAAGGGCGGCGTGACGCGCTGCTGCTAG
- the pruA gene encoding L-glutamate gamma-semialdehyde dehydrogenase: protein MVVDFKNEPYTDFSKEENRRAFEEALRKVEAELGREYDLIIGGERIKTDRKAQSINPSNIDQVVGIVSQADTALAEKAIQAALKAFETWRRVPPEARARYLFKAAAILRRRKHEFSAWMVYEAGKSWAEADADTAEAIDFMEYYGRQMIKLAERQPLVRIPTEDNEMYYIPLGVGAIIPPWNFPLAIMVGMTTSAIVTGNTVVLKPASTTPVIAAKFMEILEEAGLPAGVVNYVPGSGGEIGDYLVDHPKIRFISFTGSKEVGLRIYERAAKRQPGQLWLKRVIAEMGGKDAIIVDSSADLELAAQGIVVSAFGFSGQKCSACSRAIVLEDVYDQVLELVAEKTKALKVGDVRNPDVFTGPVIDEKAYNKILSYIEIGKSEGRLVVGGGKGEGNGYFIQPTIFADVDPRARIMQEEIFGPVVAFTKAKDFDHALEIANNTEYGLTGSVYSRNRFNLEKAREEFHVGNLYFNRKCTGALVGVHPFGGFNMSGTDSKAGGPDYLLLFTQAKVVSEVL from the coding sequence ATGGTCGTCGATTTCAAGAACGAGCCCTATACCGATTTTTCAAAGGAGGAGAACCGCCGGGCGTTTGAAGAGGCCCTGCGCAAGGTGGAGGCGGAGCTGGGCCGCGAGTACGACCTGATCATCGGCGGCGAGCGGATCAAGACTGATCGCAAAGCCCAGTCGATCAACCCGTCGAACATCGATCAGGTGGTCGGGATCGTGTCGCAGGCCGACACGGCGCTGGCCGAAAAGGCGATCCAGGCGGCGCTCAAGGCCTTTGAAACGTGGAGGCGCGTCCCGCCCGAAGCGCGCGCCCGCTACCTGTTCAAGGCGGCGGCCATCCTGCGCCGGCGCAAGCATGAGTTTTCGGCGTGGATGGTGTACGAGGCAGGGAAGAGCTGGGCCGAGGCCGACGCCGACACGGCCGAGGCCATCGACTTCATGGAGTACTACGGCCGGCAGATGATCAAGCTGGCCGAGCGCCAGCCGCTCGTGCGCATTCCGACAGAAGACAACGAAATGTACTACATTCCCCTCGGCGTCGGGGCGATTATTCCGCCGTGGAACTTCCCGCTGGCGATCATGGTCGGCATGACGACCTCGGCCATCGTGACGGGGAACACCGTCGTCCTGAAGCCGGCCAGCACGACGCCGGTCATCGCGGCCAAGTTCATGGAAATCCTCGAAGAGGCGGGCCTGCCGGCGGGTGTCGTCAACTACGTGCCCGGTTCCGGCGGCGAGATCGGCGACTACCTCGTCGACCATCCGAAGATCCGCTTCATCTCCTTCACCGGGTCGAAGGAGGTCGGCCTGCGCATCTACGAGCGGGCGGCGAAGCGCCAGCCGGGTCAGCTGTGGCTCAAGCGCGTCATCGCCGAGATGGGCGGCAAAGACGCGATCATCGTCGACTCCAGCGCCGACCTGGAGCTGGCCGCCCAGGGCATCGTCGTATCCGCCTTCGGCTTTTCTGGCCAGAAGTGCTCGGCCTGCTCGCGGGCGATCGTCCTGGAAGACGTGTACGACCAGGTGCTCGAGCTGGTGGCGGAGAAGACGAAAGCCCTCAAGGTGGGCGACGTGCGCAACCCCGACGTCTTTACCGGTCCGGTCATCGACGAGAAGGCCTACAACAAGATCCTCTCCTACATTGAAATTGGCAAGTCCGAAGGCCGCCTTGTTGTCGGCGGCGGCAAAGGGGAAGGGAACGGCTACTTCATCCAGCCGACCATCTTCGCCGATGTCGACCCGCGGGCGCGGATCATGCAGGAGGAAATCTTCGGGCCGGTGGTGGCCTTCACCAAGGCGAAGGACTTCGACCACGCCCTGGAGATCGCCAACAACACCGAGTACGGCCTGACCGGCTCCGTCTATTCTCGCAACCGGTTCAACCTGGAGAAGGCGCGGGAGGAGTTCCACGTCGGCAACCTGTACTTCAACCGCAAGTGCACGGGTGCCCTCGTCGGCGTGCACCCCTTCGGCGGGTTCAACATGTCCGGCACCGACTCCAAGGCCGGCGGTCCGGACTACCTGCTCCTGTTCACGCAGGCCAAAGTGGTGTCGGAAGTGCTGTGA
- a CDS encoding CamS family sex pheromone protein has product MRRMSLRIALLVGACALLASGCAPLDLRPKGNLQPEKAYISPALETTNRFFPGLLPYYPSQTRGMLMQGDALDDLDISRLEMGLIEIAQQTFSPDNTYFREGQLITREEAREWLSRKSPRHPHGLNPPEETEPRLLVHILEHDYYQVVDREARLVGMVIGLTLNPTPTVKGPDDQPVTLELTDDALRREGKRFAAAVAERLREKGVRDVPLIFAIYRKETQIPYLPGRFVAVGTADAGKTAIAQWREVHERFVLLPSAERLEGPFLLLNRRFADYQRTIQEFFRGYVAVTGLARFEGEQLLELRIRAVAEYDSRAEAIQTIQFMANRLSDLVDADVHVTITVETVNQPLALYERPVDGEPYLHVFRY; this is encoded by the coding sequence ATGCGCCGAATGTCCCTCCGCATCGCCCTGCTGGTTGGCGCATGCGCGCTGCTCGCAAGCGGCTGTGCGCCGTTGGACTTGCGACCGAAGGGGAACCTGCAGCCCGAAAAGGCGTACATTTCACCGGCGTTGGAGACGACCAACCGCTTCTTTCCGGGGTTGCTGCCCTACTACCCGAGCCAGACCCGGGGGATGCTGATGCAGGGCGACGCCCTGGACGATCTGGACATCAGCCGCCTGGAGATGGGGCTCATCGAGATCGCCCAGCAAACCTTTTCGCCGGACAACACCTATTTCCGTGAGGGCCAACTCATCACGCGCGAAGAAGCGCGGGAGTGGCTCAGCCGGAAAAGTCCCAGACATCCGCACGGCTTAAATCCGCCGGAAGAGACGGAGCCGCGCCTTCTGGTTCACATTTTGGAGCATGATTATTACCAGGTGGTTGACCGTGAGGCCCGGCTGGTGGGCATGGTGATCGGGCTTACCCTCAATCCGACGCCGACGGTGAAGGGCCCCGATGATCAACCGGTCACCCTGGAGCTGACCGATGACGCGCTGCGTCGCGAAGGGAAACGCTTCGCCGCGGCCGTGGCCGAGCGCCTGCGCGAGAAGGGTGTGCGGGACGTGCCGCTCATTTTTGCCATCTACCGGAAAGAGACGCAAATTCCCTATCTGCCCGGCCGGTTTGTTGCCGTTGGCACGGCCGACGCGGGGAAGACGGCCATTGCGCAGTGGCGTGAGGTCCACGAGCGGTTTGTCCTCCTGCCCAGCGCGGAGCGTTTGGAAGGCCCGTTTCTGTTGCTCAACCGGCGTTTCGCCGATTACCAGCGGACCATTCAGGAGTTTTTCCGCGGGTATGTCGCGGTGACCGGCCTGGCCCGTTTTGAGGGAGAGCAATTGCTCGAGCTGCGCATTCGGGCGGTGGCCGAATACGATTCCCGCGCGGAGGCCATCCAAACCATCCAGTTTATGGCCAATCGCCTGAGCGACTTGGTCGACGCGGATGTCCACGTGACGATCACCGTGGAAACGGTCAACCAGCCCCTTGCGCTGTACGAACGTCCGGTCGACGGCGAGCCGTATTTGCATGTGTTCCGCTACTAG
- a CDS encoding MraY family glycosyltransferase, which yields MKIALSFLSAFFLVSVFVPPVRRLALSLGWVDRPDGRKRHRGPIPLSGGWALYLAVGTVAVVFGPPHLAPVLVGGGLLLVLIGLVDDGYKARRRELSPMPKLVAQVAAALVPFLAGVRVYGVRDVVDGGMVLFPLWLSLLATVLWVVALINIINFLDGVDGLAAGVTAIAAASLTVIALLKGQTTTPVLTAALVGACLAFLRFNFPPATIFMGDTGSAFLGYVLAVVALDGTLKTVTSLSLAATLLVFGVPLFDSAQVILRRLREGRPIYQADRLHVHHRLLAHGLTQVQTLAVLYGVSFLLSMVSLLLYWWVVG from the coding sequence GTGAAGATCGCGTTGTCCTTTTTGTCCGCTTTTTTTCTCGTCTCCGTATTCGTGCCGCCCGTTCGCCGGTTGGCCCTCTCGCTGGGGTGGGTGGATCGGCCCGACGGTCGGAAGCGGCATCGCGGACCGATTCCCCTGAGCGGGGGGTGGGCGCTGTATTTGGCGGTCGGGACGGTCGCCGTGGTGTTCGGTCCGCCGCATCTTGCGCCCGTGCTGGTGGGCGGCGGGCTTTTGCTCGTCCTGATCGGGCTGGTGGACGATGGGTACAAAGCACGGCGGCGTGAGCTTTCCCCGATGCCCAAGCTGGTTGCGCAGGTGGCGGCGGCCCTCGTGCCCTTTCTGGCCGGCGTACGCGTCTACGGCGTGCGCGACGTCGTCGACGGCGGGATGGTCCTCTTTCCCCTGTGGCTTTCGCTGTTGGCCACGGTGTTGTGGGTGGTGGCCCTCATCAACATCATCAATTTCCTCGACGGCGTAGACGGGTTGGCTGCCGGCGTCACGGCCATTGCCGCGGCCAGCTTAACGGTGATCGCCTTGTTGAAGGGGCAGACGACGACGCCTGTGCTGACGGCCGCCCTGGTGGGCGCGTGCCTGGCGTTTCTGCGGTTCAATTTCCCCCCGGCGACCATCTTTATGGGCGACACCGGTTCGGCGTTTTTGGGGTACGTTTTGGCCGTGGTGGCGCTGGATGGGACGCTGAAAACCGTCACATCTCTCTCGCTGGCGGCCACGCTGCTGGTCTTCGGCGTGCCGCTGTTTGACAGCGCGCAGGTGATCTTGCGCCGCTTGCGGGAGGGGCGGCCCATCTATCAGGCCGACCGTCTGCACGTCCATCATCGCCTGCTGGCGCACGGCCTGACGCAGGTGCAAACGTTGGCCGTTTTGTACGGGGTGTCGTTTTTGCTGTCCATGGTTTCCCTCCTCCTCTATTGGTGGGTTGTCGGGTAG
- the putP gene encoding sodium/proline symporter PutP, whose amino-acid sequence MELTRLLSDPAVFTFSLYLMFMLLIGLWMYRRNESLSDYVLGGRRLGSWLTALAAQASDMSAWLLMGLPGFAVASGFGSIWLVIGLAVGTFVNWKFVAKRLRVYTEKLNALTIPDYLEARFGDNWRVLRVFSALVIVVFFLLYTASGFVAGGKLMNQAFGFDYTTGLYVAALIIIAYTFLGGFLAVAWTDFFQGMLMFFALVIVPIAAIRSIGGFDAMVQTVGELKPENLVAFQATDGVGMALVGIISLMAWGLAYPGLPHVVTKFMAIRQPDMLRKSTVIAMVWVLVTMYAAVFVGMAGLAVYKGDVLGDAPKIDPETVFIKLSYLLFDPWVAGFLVAAIMAAIMSSVDSFLLVSSSALAEDFYKTFFRRSATEKELLWVGRIGVLLIAGIALVLAHSENQSVFSLVAYAWGGLGASLGPVILLSLYWKRMTREGALAGMLVGMFAAIVLHHIPAVTSYVYELLPAFFLSLLSVVVVSKLTREPSAEVQRVFEEVAQR is encoded by the coding sequence ATGGAGCTCACCCGCTTGCTCAGTGATCCGGCCGTGTTCACGTTCTCGCTGTACCTCATGTTCATGCTCCTGATCGGCTTGTGGATGTACCGCCGCAACGAGTCGCTGTCCGACTACGTTCTGGGCGGTCGCCGGTTGGGGAGCTGGTTGACCGCGTTGGCCGCGCAGGCGAGCGACATGAGCGCGTGGCTGCTCATGGGGCTGCCCGGCTTCGCTGTCGCTTCCGGATTTGGTTCAATTTGGCTGGTCATCGGCCTGGCTGTCGGAACCTTCGTGAATTGGAAGTTTGTCGCCAAACGGTTGCGCGTGTATACCGAAAAATTGAATGCCCTTACCATTCCCGACTACCTGGAGGCACGCTTCGGCGACAACTGGCGTGTATTGCGGGTCTTTTCGGCTTTGGTCATCGTTGTGTTCTTCCTGCTGTACACCGCGTCTGGGTTTGTGGCCGGCGGCAAGCTCATGAACCAGGCCTTCGGGTTTGACTACACCACCGGCCTGTACGTCGCCGCGCTGATCATCATCGCCTACACCTTCCTCGGCGGATTTTTGGCCGTCGCCTGGACGGACTTTTTCCAGGGGATGCTGATGTTTTTTGCGCTGGTCATCGTTCCGATCGCCGCCATCCGTTCCATCGGGGGCTTTGACGCGATGGTGCAGACGGTTGGCGAGTTGAAGCCGGAAAACCTGGTTGCATTCCAGGCGACGGACGGCGTCGGCATGGCCCTCGTCGGCATCATCTCCCTCATGGCGTGGGGGCTGGCCTATCCAGGACTGCCGCACGTGGTGACCAAGTTCATGGCCATCCGGCAACCGGACATGTTGCGCAAGTCGACGGTCATCGCCATGGTGTGGGTGCTGGTGACGATGTACGCGGCCGTCTTTGTCGGCATGGCCGGCCTGGCCGTCTACAAAGGCGACGTGTTGGGCGACGCCCCGAAAATCGACCCGGAAACCGTTTTCATCAAGCTGTCCTATCTGCTTTTTGACCCGTGGGTCGCCGGCTTCCTCGTCGCCGCGATCATGGCCGCGATCATGAGCTCGGTCGACTCGTTTCTGCTCGTGTCGTCGAGCGCCCTCGCCGAGGACTTTTACAAGACGTTCTTCCGCCGCAGCGCGACGGAGAAGGAGCTTTTGTGGGTGGGCCGCATCGGCGTGTTGCTGATCGCAGGGATCGCCCTGGTGCTTGCCCACAGCGAAAACCAGTCCGTGTTCAGCTTGGTCGCCTACGCGTGGGGCGGGCTGGGCGCGAGCCTCGGACCGGTGATCCTCCTGTCCCTGTACTGGAAGCGGATGACCCGCGAGGGCGCGCTGGCCGGCATGCTGGTCGGGATGTTTGCGGCCATTGTCCTGCACCACATTCCCGCCGTGACGAGCTATGTCTACGAGCTCCTGCCGGCCTTCTTCCTGAGCCTGTTGTCTGTGGTGGTGGTGAGCAAGCTGACGCGCGAGCCGTCGGCGGAGGTGCAGCGCGTGTTCGAAGAGGTGGCGCAACGCTAA
- a CDS encoding nitrite/sulfite reductase, translating to MAFKYPWKWAEDPSKLNKVELLKLNRDGLDILDDIERLAQAGYEALTEDDLQLLKWAGVYAQRPKEEGYFMVRIRVPSGVLNSRQAREVARISREYGRSLVDVTTRQCFQLHWVRIENFPDIFKRLADVGLFTYEACGDCPRNIVGNPLAGIDPNELIDTRPIVEAVQKALWLNREFSNLPRKYKISISANIYNAAHAEINDLAFTPATKVIDGQEVVGFHVWVGGGLSSKPHMAQQLDMFVRPEEVVKVAVGVTRIFRDYGYREKRHRARLKFLVADWGVEKFQEVLEGYIGKFPGRGEDKIVGWNAGYFTGVHRQKQEGLYYVGLSVPLGRMNADELEELADLADKYGNGSLRTCNTQNILITHVPEEKVEALLAEPLLQRITPFPKPFSGHAVSCTGIEFCNLALTETKERMRKIVEYLDARIPLDTPIRLHINGCPNSCGQQQIADIGLQGALVKTPEGMKEAYDIAIGGRLGPGATFNTRLKGRVLAEHVPYVLEALIRFYRDERQEGEDFHAFVRRVGVDAFQAKLDEALAETVSGASSR from the coding sequence ATGGCATTCAAGTACCCGTGGAAGTGGGCGGAGGATCCGTCCAAGCTGAACAAGGTGGAGCTGCTCAAGCTGAACCGCGACGGCCTCGACATTCTCGACGACATCGAGCGGCTCGCCCAAGCGGGGTACGAAGCGCTGACCGAGGACGACCTGCAACTTTTGAAGTGGGCGGGGGTGTACGCGCAGCGGCCCAAGGAGGAGGGCTATTTCATGGTGCGCATCCGCGTGCCGTCGGGCGTACTCAATAGCCGGCAGGCGCGCGAGGTGGCCCGCATCAGCCGCGAATACGGGCGCAGCCTGGTCGACGTGACGACGCGGCAGTGCTTTCAGTTGCACTGGGTGCGCATCGAAAACTTTCCCGACATTTTCAAGCGCTTGGCCGACGTGGGCTTGTTCACCTATGAGGCGTGTGGCGATTGCCCGCGCAACATCGTCGGCAATCCGCTGGCCGGCATCGATCCCAACGAGCTGATCGACACGCGGCCCATCGTCGAAGCCGTGCAAAAAGCGCTGTGGTTGAACCGCGAATTTTCGAACCTCCCGCGGAAGTACAAGATTTCGATTTCAGCGAACATTTACAATGCGGCCCACGCCGAGATCAACGACCTCGCCTTCACCCCGGCGACGAAGGTGATCGACGGGCAGGAAGTGGTCGGCTTTCACGTCTGGGTGGGCGGCGGCCTGTCCTCCAAGCCGCACATGGCCCAGCAGCTCGACATGTTCGTGCGGCCGGAAGAGGTGGTCAAGGTGGCCGTCGGCGTGACCCGCATCTTCCGCGACTACGGTTACCGCGAAAAGCGCCACCGCGCCCGCTTGAAGTTCCTCGTTGCCGACTGGGGCGTCGAGAAGTTCCAAGAAGTCCTCGAGGGATACATCGGGAAGTTTCCCGGCCGCGGTGAAGACAAGATCGTCGGATGGAACGCGGGGTATTTCACCGGCGTGCACCGGCAAAAGCAGGAGGGCTTGTACTACGTTGGCCTGTCCGTGCCGCTCGGCCGCATGAACGCCGACGAGCTCGAAGAACTGGCCGACCTGGCCGACAAGTACGGCAACGGCTCGCTGCGCACGTGCAACACGCAGAACATTCTGATTACGCATGTACCGGAAGAGAAGGTGGAGGCACTTCTTGCCGAGCCGCTCCTTCAGCGCATCACCCCATTCCCGAAACCCTTCTCCGGCCACGCCGTCTCCTGCACGGGCATCGAGTTCTGCAACCTGGCCCTCACGGAGACAAAGGAGCGGATGCGCAAGATTGTCGAGTACCTGGACGCGCGCATCCCGCTCGACACGCCGATTCGCCTCCACATCAACGGGTGTCCCAATTCCTGCGGCCAGCAGCAGATCGCCGACATCGGCCTGCAGGGTGCGCTGGTGAAGACGCCGGAAGGGATGAAGGAGGCCTACGACATCGCCATCGGGGGCAGGCTGGGTCCCGGGGCGACATTCAACACGCGGCTCAAGGGGCGCGTGCTGGCCGAACACGTGCCGTATGTCCTGGAAGCGCTGATTCGCTTCTACCGCGACGAGCGGCAGGAGGGAGAAGACTTCCACGCGTTCGTGCGCCGCGTCGGCGTCGACGCGTTCCAGGCCAAGCTCGACGAAGCGTTGGCCGAGACGGTCAGCGGTGCGTCCAGTCGGTAG
- a CDS encoding carbon starvation CstA family protein, with translation MSRLKRGILSILIWTVIAILGAAGLATIALHRGETISAAWLLTAAIGTYLVAYRFYSRFIATKIMQLDDNRATPAEVINDGKDFVPTNKWVVYGHHFAAIAGAGPLVGPILAAQMGYLPGTLWIIVGAVLGGCVQDFIILFASMRRNGKSLGQIAKEEIGPFVGLLAMIGILSIMIILIAVLALVVVKALAHSPWGTFTIAMTIPIALLMGVYMRYLRPGKVLEGSLLGLVLLLLSLVAGRYVAQHPTLSEVFTLSGEAIALWMIAYGFVASVLPVWLLLAPRDYLSSFLKIGTIFVLAGAIFLVMPEIQMPAITPFVDGTGPVFSGNLFPFLFITIACGAISGFHSLVSSGTTPKLIAKESHARLVGYGGMLMESFVAIMAMIAATLLTPGIYFGINSPAAVIGTDVVKAAETISSWGFTVTPEDFQRLSEQIEEETVLSRTGGAPTLAIGMAYILSRVFGGDTLMAFWYHFAILFEAVFILTTIDAGTRIGRFMIQDLLGNIWPKMRRTDWLPANLIASALICAAWGYFLYQGVTDPLGGINTLWPLFGIANQMLAAIALVVGTTILIKMGKTRYAWVTLVPLAWLSVVTLTAGFQKLLHSSPKIGFLAHANMIKESLAAGQLPAPAKTVEEAHKMLMNDYIDAAVTAVFIAIVIALLLAAIRLWVNIWTGKTKPELHEAPYVKSRGDLSKAVPEAKGVVA, from the coding sequence ATGTCGCGCCTCAAGCGTGGCATCCTGTCCATCCTCATCTGGACCGTCATCGCCATCCTCGGCGCGGCGGGACTGGCCACGATCGCGCTGCATCGCGGCGAGACGATCAGCGCGGCCTGGCTCTTGACGGCGGCCATCGGGACCTATTTGGTGGCCTACCGGTTTTACAGCCGCTTTATCGCCACAAAAATCATGCAATTGGACGACAATCGGGCTACGCCCGCCGAAGTGATCAACGACGGAAAGGACTTCGTGCCGACAAACAAGTGGGTCGTCTACGGCCATCACTTTGCGGCCATTGCCGGCGCGGGTCCGCTCGTCGGGCCGATTCTCGCCGCGCAGATGGGCTACCTGCCCGGCACGCTGTGGATCATCGTTGGCGCCGTGCTCGGCGGCTGCGTCCAGGACTTCATCATCCTCTTTGCCTCCATGCGCCGCAACGGGAAGAGTTTGGGCCAGATCGCCAAAGAGGAGATCGGACCGTTTGTCGGCCTCCTTGCCATGATCGGCATCTTGTCCATCATGATCATCCTCATCGCGGTCCTCGCCCTCGTGGTGGTCAAGGCCCTGGCGCACAGCCCGTGGGGCACCTTCACCATCGCCATGACCATTCCGATCGCCCTCTTGATGGGCGTCTACATGCGCTACCTGCGGCCGGGGAAAGTGCTGGAGGGGTCGCTGCTCGGCTTGGTGCTGCTCCTCCTCTCGCTCGTCGCCGGCCGCTACGTGGCCCAGCATCCGACGCTGTCCGAGGTGTTCACGCTGAGCGGCGAGGCGATCGCCCTGTGGATGATCGCGTACGGGTTTGTCGCCTCGGTGCTGCCGGTGTGGCTCTTGCTCGCGCCGCGCGACTACCTGTCAAGCTTCCTGAAGATCGGCACGATCTTCGTGCTGGCCGGGGCCATCTTCCTCGTCATGCCGGAGATCCAAATGCCGGCCATCACCCCCTTTGTCGACGGCACCGGGCCGGTCTTTTCCGGGAACCTGTTCCCCTTCCTGTTCATCACCATCGCCTGCGGCGCCATCTCGGGTTTCCATTCGCTGGTGTCGTCCGGGACAACGCCAAAGCTCATCGCCAAGGAATCCCATGCGCGCCTGGTCGGCTACGGCGGCATGCTGATGGAGTCCTTCGTCGCGATCATGGCCATGATCGCCGCCACGCTCCTGACGCCGGGGATCTACTTCGGCATCAACAGCCCGGCGGCGGTGATCGGCACCGACGTGGTGAAGGCGGCGGAGACGATCAGCTCGTGGGGCTTCACCGTGACGCCGGAAGACTTCCAGCGCCTGTCGGAGCAAATTGAGGAAGAGACGGTCCTCTCGCGCACCGGCGGCGCGCCGACGCTGGCCATCGGGATGGCGTACATCCTCTCCCGCGTCTTCGGCGGCGATACGCTGATGGCCTTCTGGTACCACTTCGCCATCCTGTTCGAGGCGGTGTTCATCCTCACCACCATCGACGCCGGGACGCGCATCGGCCGCTTCATGATCCAGGACCTCCTGGGCAACATCTGGCCGAAAATGCGGCGCACCGACTGGCTGCCAGCCAACCTCATCGCCAGCGCCCTGATCTGCGCGGCATGGGGGTACTTCCTGTACCAAGGGGTAACCGACCCGCTGGGCGGCATCAACACCCTGTGGCCGCTCTTCGGCATCGCTAACCAGATGCTCGCCGCCATCGCCCTCGTGGTGGGGACGACCATCCTCATCAAGATGGGCAAGACCCGTTACGCGTGGGTGACGCTGGTGCCGCTGGCCTGGCTATCGGTGGTCACCCTGACCGCCGGATTCCAGAAGCTGTTACACAGCTCGCCGAAAATCGGCTTTCTCGCCCACGCCAACATGATCAAGGAGAGCCTGGCGGCCGGGCAGCTGCCGGCGCCGGCCAAGACGGTGGAGGAAGCCCACAAGATGCTGATGAACGACTACATCGACGCGGCCGTAACCGCCGTGTTCATTGCCATCGTCATCGCCTTGCTCCTTGCCGCCATCCGCTTGTGGGTGAACATCTGGACGGGCAAGACCAAGCCCGAACTGCACGAAGCCCCGTATGTCAAGTCGCGCGGCGATCTGTCCAAAGCCGTCCCTGAAGCCAAGGGCGTGGTCGCCTGA
- a CDS encoding DUF3906 family protein produces the protein MTEAGLHLYRLEARLRDGRLVTVVVAAASEEKAFQYAESHLERDHLFLSRVAELSLVEKKPLHPGVGYAVVTAEA, from the coding sequence GTGACGGAAGCGGGTTTGCATCTGTACCGGCTGGAAGCGCGCTTGCGCGACGGCCGGCTGGTGACGGTCGTCGTGGCCGCGGCGAGCGAGGAAAAGGCCTTTCAATACGCCGAAAGCCATCTCGAGCGCGACCACCTGTTTCTGTCACGGGTGGCGGAGCTTTCGCTGGTGGAAAAGAAGCCCCTGCATCCCGGTGTGGGGTACGCCGTGGTGACAGCAGAGGCCTGA